A region from the Cellvibrio sp. PSBB006 genome encodes:
- a CDS encoding heavy metal response regulator transcription factor — MALLVIEDDQKTGEYLKKGFQEAGYSVDVARNGIDGLHLALEGEYELIILDVMMPVMDGWTLISALRAKSDVPVIFLTAKDRLDDKLKGLQLGADDYLVKPFSFAELLLRVRTILRRGVARDSRDLDTFQIGDLHFDAVKHKVTRQGVDIVLTKKEFMLLHLLIKRQGEALSRSVIASQVWDMNFDSDTNVVDVAVKRLRAKIDAPFEKKLIHTVRSVGYMFSDQS; from the coding sequence ATGGCCCTTCTCGTCATTGAAGATGACCAAAAAACCGGTGAATACCTGAAGAAAGGTTTTCAGGAGGCTGGCTATTCAGTGGACGTGGCCCGCAATGGTATTGATGGATTGCACCTGGCACTGGAAGGCGAGTATGAGCTGATCATCCTGGACGTGATGATGCCGGTTATGGACGGCTGGACCTTGATCAGCGCGCTCAGGGCCAAAAGCGATGTGCCGGTTATTTTCCTGACTGCCAAAGACCGTCTTGACGACAAATTAAAAGGTTTGCAACTGGGCGCTGATGATTATCTGGTCAAGCCTTTCTCATTTGCAGAACTGCTGCTACGCGTGCGCACCATCCTTCGCCGCGGTGTAGCGCGAGACAGCCGTGACCTTGATACATTCCAGATCGGCGACCTGCACTTTGATGCCGTCAAACATAAGGTTACGCGGCAAGGTGTGGATATCGTGTTGACGAAAAAAGAATTCATGCTGCTGCATTTGCTCATCAAACGACAGGGCGAAGCCTTATCTCGTTCTGTGATTGCATCGCAGGTGTGGGACATGAATTTTGACAGTGATACCAATGTCGTCGATGTGGCGGTGAAGCGGCTGCGCGCTAAGATAGACGCGCCCTTTGAGAAAAAATTAATCCATACCGTGCGCAGCGTCGGTTATATGTTCTCGGACCAATCATGA